The following are encoded together in the Vespa crabro chromosome 12, iyVesCrab1.2, whole genome shotgun sequence genome:
- the LOC124428353 gene encoding uncharacterized protein LOC124428353: MATFARYPESLIPQDIDSNFMEIQKSFATLGTVNNSNSILKELRLHIYGNTTEQKFLIDSESIVSILLAKKFRKNRSIDPFTFYAANSSQINTYVAKIIKLDLNLHRDFIWSFIIAAIIGADLLTHYNLLIDLKYQQVIDPVTVVETQHYGISANHQAILKFKSTRICAQNYYGPTVIARARKLTGKKAAATKTQIKKLLDSGIIRPYSSIYASPIHMAREKDNSWRMCSDYRKLNNATDPDIYSHALIQDLFLLLHNKRRYSNKIDGVKAYLKILIHVEDIEKTAVITPWSYYEYLSMPFGVKKHHPIIPMIDGCTLQIPGLRVRLRR, encoded by the exons ATGGCAACCTTTGCACGTTATCCTGAATCACTGATTCCTCAGGATATTGACTCAAACTTCATGGAAATTCAAAAATCTTTTGCTACGT TAGGAACAGTGAATAACAGCAACTCCATACTAAAAGAGCTCCGACTACACATTTACGGCAACACAACCGAACAGAAATTCCTGATTGACTCTGAGTCAATCGTATCCATACTACTTGCCAAAAAGTTCCGTAAAAATCGAAGTATTGACCCATTTACCTTCTACGCTGCAAATTCATCACAAATAAACACATACGTCGCCAAAATCATCAAACTTGATTTAAATCTCCACAGAGATTTCATCTGGTCTTTCATCATCGCAGCAATCATCGGAGCTGATCTCTTAACTCACTACAACCTGCTGATTGACTTAAAATACCAACAAGTGATTGATCCAGTTACTGTAGTGGAAACACAGCATTACGGCATCTCA GCCAATCATCAAGCCATACTTAAATTCAAAAGCACGCGCATATGCGCACAAAATTACTATGGTCCAACAGTCATTGCACGAGCACGTAAACTAACCGGTAAAAAGGCAGCGGCGACAAAAACTCAAATCAAAAAACTTCTGGACTCCGGAATCATCAGACCCTACAGCAGTATTTACGCCAGTCCTATTCATATGGCACGAGAGAAAGACAACAGCTGGAGAATGTGCAGTGACTACCGTAAACTCAATAATGCCACTGATCCAGACATATACAGCCATGCGCTCATCCAAGATCTCTTTCTACTTCTACATAATAAAAGACGTTACAGCAACAAAATCGACGGCGTAAAAGCATACCTAAAAATACTTATTCACGTGGAGGACATTGAAAAAACTGCCGTTATAACTCCATGGAGTTATTACGAGTACCTAAGTATGCCCTTTGGTGTAAAAAAACACCACCCAATCATACCAATGATTGATGGATGCACTCTTCAGATACCTGGACTTCGTGTTCGTCTACGTAGATGA